The genomic window CACACAGGATTTTTTCTGCAATAATGTCACCTAGTATATTCCGTTCTATTTGTTGCAGTTGTTTAGCTAAGTGATTGTCATTGGCTACTTTTTGGCTATGTCATCGATATTCTGTTTTTGTTAATAATCTTGCAACTTGTAAGCTGGCTATGGGGCAGTAAACCCGTTAATTTATATCTTGATGTTATCGCAAAACTTCTAAACTGCCTATGTGGCTGTGAACTATTTCAGTCAGATTATGATACAAATTTATATCTTCTAAGCTACTTGTGAGGCAGTGAACGAGACAATAGAACTGTCGGACTTTGCACACACTTTCTAAGCTGCCTAGGTGTAGTAAAGCGAAAGTTGACACAAATGTATCGTCTTTAACTTTTTTAAGCTACCTATTTGGCAGTGAGCCGCCAACGATGAAATAATTGACCTGACCAGATTTTCTAAGCTGCCTATGCGGCAGTGAACTGCGTGTGCTCAATATTGGAATGTCTCTCGACAGCTGTTTCTTTATGAGTATTAATGTGGATATTGCTAGAGAAAATATAATTGGCAGAATCAAAACTGAATGGCTCACTGATTTTTTCAGTGCTGATGTTCCGCTGTAAACAATCACCGTTAAGGCATCAACACCTATGTGTCCATTAAAACAGGCTGATATTTCCGTCTGATCAAGCTTAAATTTATCAAAATAGGGATGCTTTACCCATAGTGATGTAATCAGCTGAGACACCTAACTTATGCGGCCTTATTTCATAGATGGTGTAAGTTTTGCCGTCACGCAGTACAGGTATGTTCTATGTTATTACAGGTAAAGACAAAAAAGCAGTTAGGGCGGGGGATGCACAATTTTGCAGAGTAAACACCGAAATTCCCGAACCGCCATACTGTAATATGCTATGCAGCGTTTGGCTGTTTACATCCATGGTCACGTCAATTGTTTATTTCAGCTAAAGACTATTGCTCCTAATTGTCATCATACAGTTCTACTGAATGATATGGGTTTATAGAGTCATCAGAGGCCCTAAGGTTCTGCTCTAGTGTGGTTAGTCTACGAATACCCACAGATCAATGCTGCGTAACATTGGTCGCCGCTTTTGCTTTTGGCACATAGTAAACAGTCAATCTCGGGAACTTTGAAGCGGTATTTACATTCAGGATTGGTAAAATAACCTACTGTCGTGATTTGCCTTTTTTACCTAGTGTGACCAAAAAACTCGCGCACTTAAGGCGGAGCAATTATGTTAAATAGGCGCTGATTTTAAGAAATAATCTTTTTATGTCCTTTAAAGTGTCATTTCACCACCAACCACCTACTTGCCATTAAATTTTTTTTGCAAAATATCCTTATTTTGTTGTACTGAGCAAACTTTTAACGGTTTGTTTAGCAATATATTTTAATGATAATTAAAACATTTTAATTTTAAACTCATTCCTCATTAGCTTAAGTTGATTTGTAAACTTAAACTAATAAAAGAGATATCACCATGGCAATAATTGATAAACCAAGAAATAAAACCTATTTAATTGGCAACTGGATGCCATCAGATCAGACTACATTAGCAAATTGGATGCGTAAGATTATAGATAAAGCAGAAATTAGTCATGCTCCACTGTTACCGTCTATTCAGAATTTAAAAGATTTCATTGAATCAAATCCAAAAGCCTATATGTTTTTTAATCAAATGTTTGATAATGCAGATAAAAAAGATCCACCTGCTGGATTACCTCAAGTTCGTGACTATCAACATATGTTAGAATTATTCAACGTGATAATGACGCATGCACCAGATTTTGATGAAACAGGACTAGTCGGTTTCCCTTTTAATGCTATTTTAGATTGGTCAATGGCGACAAATTCAGGATGGAGTGCATTTTTAGATGATGAAGTTAATGTTCATTTAAAAGCGATGCTGAATGAATGGGCTATGTTTTTAAAATCACCTGAAAGCACCTATGTATTGAATGAGGATCCTAAACATGGGTGGTTCGGTGAAGATGCTAAAAAAGCAATGCCGACTTTTGTTAGTGATTTTAAATGTGATCCCACAGCTATTCACTATGGTTTTAAATCATGGGATGATTTTTTTACTAGAGAGTTTCGCCAAGGCGTTCGCCCAGTCGCTGAGCCTGATAATAGCCGTGTGATAATCAATGCTTGTGAATCATCCCCTTACCGATTAGCTCGTGATGTAAAATTAAGAGATAATTTTTGGATTAAAGCCCAAAATTATGCACTGCAATATATGTTGGATAACGATCCATTAGTAGATAAATTTGTTGGCGGAACTATTTATCAAGCATTTCTTAGTGCTCTTAGTTATCATCGATGGCATGCACCCGTTTCAGGCACAGTGGTAAAAACTAAGTTAATTAATGGTAGCTATTATTCTCAAGCTCTTAGTATGGGATTCGATCCAGAAGCGCCTAATAAATCGCAAGGATATATCAATGAAGTTGCTACCAGAGCGCTGATATTTATTGAAGCTGATGAACCAACAATTGGTCTTATGTGTTTTATGGCGGTAGGTATGGCTGAAGTATCAACCTGCGAAATTATAGTTTATGAAGGTCAACATATAACAAAAGGTCAAGAAATTGGGATGTTCCATTTTGGTGGTTCTACTCATTGCTTAATCTTTCGTCCAGAAGTTTCATTAGAATTTGATTTACATGGTCAAACACCTGGTTTAGATAGCCATAACATTCCTATCAATTCCCGTATTGCCACTGTTAAATAAAAAACTTAACTTAATGAGTCAATTATATGTTGGCTTATTAGGAGTTGCCTCAGAAAGCTGAAAAACTTATTGGTTTATGCTAAAAGCGCAAGAGAAAGTGAGCCTCAAAAAAAATCACTTCCTCTTGAAATTTATTTAATTACACTTGAGCCTACTTTTATAAGTTACACAATCTGCCATGCCTGCCAGATAAAATAGCGAAACAATGCCCTCGAATGTGATCATGGTATGTTAAAACGGATAATCAATGCTACTTTAGGGGGGCAAATCGATGAAAAACGCTTACGCTATGATAAAGAGATTGAAGTGATGCGGGCGCTATGTAAAGGTCAGACAGAGCTACTATGGCCATCCCCTGGATGAGGTAAGGTTGGTGAACACCGTTTTTGAAATCTTATCCTCTGTTATTGTGCAAAAGCTCCGCCATACTCATGTTTGTAACAGTGCCAAAATAACAGCCATTCTACCATTGTTAGATTTTTGCAACAGTGCCAAAATAACAGACAGTCTACTATTGTTAGATTTTTGCAACAGTGCCGTAGGTTCTCGGAATACCATCAATATTAATATTAGTATTTTTGTGTATTGCTTTCTCGATAAATTTTTACCATGTTAAATAAAGGAAGATACCTGCCTAGCGTTGAACAAAGACAGATAAAACGTCGTAACAATATTATCAAATGTGATTATAGCCAACTGGAGTAGATATCAGTATTGCACTCAGGATCCTATTTGCAATATGCCTTTTAAACTATCAACTAGTGGAGTGGATATAAAATGAAAAAAATCTACAGCTTAGGAAGTTATAGTTTTTCTCTTTTATTTTTCGCATTTATCAAGTTAACTAACGCATCTGAATCTCTAGGCGAGTACTCTATAGTATTTGATGCGGGAAGTAGTAAAACCCGCGCCTATTTATATCAGTCATCAGTAGATAAAGTTACGCAAATTGCTGTATCTAAAGATAGCAAGGCGCTATCAAGTTTTATTTCCAATGTCGATAGTACCGGTAATGAAGTGATCCTACCGTTAATTAAAGAGCTGAGAAGTAAAATTTCTAACGAGGATAATAATATAGAAGTCAATGTATTGGGTACCGCTGGAATGCGAAAACTTACCGATGAGCAACAAAGTGCAATTTATAACAATGTGCGGCAGAGTATTATTCAGGCAGGCTATAAGCCGGGGCAAATTCGTACGATTACTGGCTGGGAAGAGGGGGTCTTCGCTTGGGTGCATATTAATCAGCTTGCGGAGAAACTGGGAACGGATAACACACTAGGTATTATTGAAATGGGAGGTGCATCTACTCAAATTACTTTTGACACTAAAGACTCGAGACTAGCTGGCACACATCCTATTAAACTTAAAGGTAAAATTTACTATTTATGGAGTGAGAGTCTGCTAGGTTTTGGCGCTAATTCAGTACGTTCAGCAATGAATAAAATTAATCTACAGCAAACCTGTTACCCCTTGGGTTATGAAAAATCTTTAGGCTTTAATTTTAATTCATGTGATCAAGCTTATGACAAAGTGATCCACAATGATAATATTGCCTATAGCAAACTGAAACAAACGGCTGAAATTTCTGCATTGAAAAAGACCAACTTTATTGGACTAAGTGCACTTAATTACACGTTAGACTTTTTCGATAATCAAAAACCGGGAAAAGAAAAATTGAAAAAAAGCTTGATTGATAATTGCAAAAGTTATGATGACATTAAAATTTTGCTAGAGCGAGATTCCAGAAAAGACTATCATGAGCCGCAATTTAAATGCTCTAATGGAACATTTGTATATAACCTACTTTACGACTATTTAAAACTGGATAATGGTACATTACAAGGAGTAAAAAAATACAATAATACTGATGTTCGCTGGACAGCAGGTTATACACTTCTATCGACCCAAACGGCAAAAAAATAAATTTAAAATATATTTTTAAGATGAAAATCTATATCTTAGTTGATAAATAGCCTGTTTATCATTGATAAAAACTGAATGATCGGCAACAAAACCTACGCCATCCTATTAAATAATATTACCGGACAAGGCGGACGTATTGTTCTTTCCGGTGACTGACAACAACTTAAATCTTTTGAAAGTGACGTGCCATTTAAATTAACCCTCAAACGCAGTGCCTCTGATACTGTTGTCATACGTGAGATTGTTAGACAAACCCCAGCATTATAAGCGACGATTGAAGCTATGATTGCCGGCAATATCAAACAATCCCTTACAATGATCGCAAGCATTCCAACCACTACCCTTAGTCGAAATAGAAATAGTGATTCACCAACTAACTCAGTTATCGATCTGAAAGAAAAAGAGCTGGATGAAAAATCACTACAATCGTAAATTTTTAAGCTGCCTGCGTGGCAGTAAACTGTTTAAATCACAGAGTGCTTTAATCTCTTCATTTCTAAGCTGCCTACGTGGCAGTGAACCTCTCCATGCCATGATCGGTGTTTTATTGACATTTCTAAGCTGCCTATGTGGCAGTGAACTCAATACAGGAGCGTTCTCAATCGCAACTAATTTTTCTAAGCTGCCTATGTGGCAGTGAACTTGAAATTGCTAGTTATTTTAATGCGTTTACTTTTCTAAGCTGCCTATGTGGCAGTGAACATTTTACATCTTGTTTACCCTGGCCTCAGAAATTTCTAAGCTGCCTATGTGGCAGTGAACACGAGAGGATTCAACCAGAACGTTTTCGTTATTTTCTAAGCTGCCTATGTGGCAGTGAACTGCAGAGGTATGTTGGGCATTGTATTGTTTTTTTTCTAAGCTGCCTATGTGGCAGTGAACATATTAAAAAAACGTAATCAATAAGTTCAAAATTTCTAAGCTGCCTATGTGGCAGTGAACATTTTTCGCGGGCAAAGTTTTGGGATAAGTATTTTCTAAGCTGCCTATGTGGCAGTGAACCTAGCGATAAATCAATTCATGTCAGATGCAACTTTCTAAGCTGCCTATGTGGCAGTGAACAATCCCCCGAAAAATGGGGCACGCGACTTTATTTTCTAAGCTGCCTATGTGGCAGTGAACCGTGTATAGCAGTCTTTTTACTGCCTGTGCTATTTCTAAGCTGCCTATGTGGCAGTGAACGTAAGTCCAAAGAGACTCAAGAGTTTTAGAACTTTCTAAGCTGCCTATGTGGCAGTGAACAGGAGAAAGTGGACGAGTTAAAATAAGCAATTTTTCTAAGCTGCCTATGTGGCAGTGAACTGTCAGATGCAACAGAGTTAAATTCATCCAAGTTTCTAAGCTGCCTATGTGGCAGTGAACTTCCGCAATACGATTTCGGCCAGGGCGTTGTCTTTCTAAGCTGCCTATGTGGCAGTGAACGTTACTCTCGTGCGA from Arsenophonus sp. aPb includes these protein-coding regions:
- a CDS encoding phosphatidylserine decarboxylase family protein translates to MAIIDKPRNKTYLIGNWMPSDQTTLANWMRKIIDKAEISHAPLLPSIQNLKDFIESNPKAYMFFNQMFDNADKKDPPAGLPQVRDYQHMLELFNVIMTHAPDFDETGLVGFPFNAILDWSMATNSGWSAFLDDEVNVHLKAMLNEWAMFLKSPESTYVLNEDPKHGWFGEDAKKAMPTFVSDFKCDPTAIHYGFKSWDDFFTREFRQGVRPVAEPDNSRVIINACESSPYRLARDVKLRDNFWIKAQNYALQYMLDNDPLVDKFVGGTIYQAFLSALSYHRWHAPVSGTVVKTKLINGSYYSQALSMGFDPEAPNKSQGYINEVATRALIFIEADEPTIGLMCFMAVGMAEVSTCEIIVYEGQHITKGQEIGMFHFGGSTHCLIFRPEVSLEFDLHGQTPGLDSHNIPINSRIATVK